The proteins below come from a single Eucalyptus grandis isolate ANBG69807.140 chromosome 3, ASM1654582v1, whole genome shotgun sequence genomic window:
- the LOC104436002 gene encoding protein FLX-like 4, which translates to MSSRKHLRTSLLDGRSSQAPGLMRHGPYTGLVPLPASSRPLEPLPPSLKLLENKILAQSAEIDQLAKENHRMATTHVALRQELVAAQQEVHQLKAHIKSTQTESDIQMRVLLDKIAKFEADIRAGESVRNDLQKAHKEAQSLVAARQELIVQIQRAKEELNKKLLDAESLHHLHAELDGLMREHQRLRTTFEYEKSLNIEKVRQMQAMEQNLISMAREVEKLRVGVVYVEKMAYAPNPQGGVGLSNPGPSSVARLQSSSPYVDGLGAHHGQMGPQAAGERAIPYSGSSGAVSGGGMGGATIASASSGVGWAGTYDPSLVGR; encoded by the exons ATGTCTTCAAGGAAACATCTTCGAACTTCCCTTCTTGATGGACGATCTAGTCAAGCACCAGGTTTAATGCGGCATGGTCCATATACTGGCTTAGTTCCTCTGCCTGCTAGCAGTCGGCCATTGGAACCATTACCTCCTTCCCTCAAACTTTTGGAAAATAAGATTCTGGCCCAGAGTGCAGAAATTGATCAACTTGCCAAAGAAAATCATAGAATGGCCACCACCCATGTAGCTTTAAGGCAGGAGCTTGTTGCTGCTCAGCAGGAGGTACACCAACTTAAGGCACATATTAAAAGCACGCAGACTGAAAGTGACATCCAGATGAGGGTGTTGCTGGATAAAATAGCAAAATTCGAAGCAGACATAAGAGCAGGGGAGAGTGTGAGAAATGACCTACAGAAGGCACACAAAGAGGCACAAAGTTTAGTTGCTGCAAGACAAGAGCTGATTGTGCAAATTCAACGGGCAAAAGAGGAGCTAAATAAAAAACTGCTTGATGCCGAGAGCTTGCACCATTTGCATGCTGAACTGGATGGCTTGATGCGAGAACACCAAAGACTACG CACTACATTCGAGTATGAGAAGAGTTTGAACATAGAGAAAGTACGGCAAATGCAAGCGATGGAGCAGAACTTGATTTCAATGGCAAGAGAAGTAGAGAAGTTGCGTGTTGGTGTTGTGTATGTTGAGAAGATGGCATATG CACCGAACCCCCAGGGTGGTGTTGGCCTTTCAAACCCGGGTCCCTCGAGTGTGGCCCGACTACAAAGTAGCAGCCCCTATGTTGATGGTTTGGGAGCTCATCATGGCCAAATGGGTCCTCAGGCTGCAGGAGAAAGAGCCATTCCATACAGTGGGAGCAGCGGTGCAGTTTCTGGTGGTGGGATGGGTGGTGCGACGATTGCTAGTGCAAGTAGTGGTGTTGGCTGGGCAGGCACATATGACCCTTCACTTGTTGGGAGATGA
- the LOC104436001 gene encoding cytochrome c oxidase subunit 6b-2: protein MADIDLKTAPADFRFPTTNQTRHCFTRYIEFHRCIAAKGEESGDCEKFSKYYRSLCPGEWVDKWNEQRESGTFPGPL from the exons ATGGCGGAC aTTGATCTGAAAACAGCACCAGCTGATTTTCGATTTCCTACAACAAACCAGACCAGACATTGCTTCACTCGCTACATTGAATTCCATAG GTGCATTGCAGCAAAAGGCGAAGAGTCCGGTGACTGTGAGAAATTTTCCAAATACTATCGTTCCTTGTGCCCTGGGGAATGG GTTGACAAGTGGAATGAGCAGAGGGAGAGTGGAACTTTCCCGGGGCCTCTTTAA